A genomic window from Rhizobium sp. 007 includes:
- a CDS encoding AzlD domain-containing protein produces MTVDFSTLVAIIAMAAVTVLTRLSGLVLVWHLSLEGSRRKAIESIPPAVLMAVVAPTAFATGIAETIACALTAIAALRLPMLVSVALGVFCVALLRAAGI; encoded by the coding sequence ATGACAGTCGATTTCTCCACCCTTGTCGCGATCATCGCCATGGCAGCCGTGACGGTGCTCACGCGCCTGAGCGGTCTTGTGCTCGTGTGGCATCTGTCCTTGGAGGGAAGCCGCCGAAAGGCGATCGAATCCATTCCGCCTGCCGTTCTGATGGCGGTCGTCGCGCCGACCGCCTTTGCCACCGGCATTGCGGAAACGATCGCCTGCGCGCTCACCGCCATTGCCGCACTCCGTCTGCCGATGCTCGTTTCCGTGGCGCTCGGCGTCTTCTGCGTCGCGCTATTGCGGGCCGCAGGCATTTAA
- a CDS encoding AzlC family ABC transporter permease: MRAISPLIAAVIPIGLVFGAVAVTKGLSPVETALMSALVFAGGSQFVAMDIWTHPASWTSVGFAALLVNIRHVLMSASLGTKMQAFGGRRRYFACLFLADEIWAMAEFRAGLARLTPAWFAGLAAPFYLAWVLSSLAGATLGAFLGDPVALGLDFAFPAVFIVLVMGFWKGPETGAVLIASGAAAVATQHFVPGVWYIAAGAGAGLLAAVASGSRRVEVTQ, encoded by the coding sequence ATGAGAGCCATTTCGCCGCTCATCGCTGCCGTCATACCGATCGGCCTCGTCTTCGGCGCGGTCGCGGTCACGAAAGGGCTTTCCCCGGTCGAGACGGCACTGATGAGCGCGTTGGTCTTTGCCGGCGGTTCGCAGTTCGTGGCAATGGATATCTGGACGCATCCGGCCTCGTGGACGAGCGTCGGTTTTGCGGCCCTGCTCGTCAATATCCGCCATGTGCTGATGAGTGCTTCGCTCGGCACCAAGATGCAGGCTTTTGGCGGACGCAGGCGCTATTTCGCATGCCTGTTTCTTGCAGACGAGATCTGGGCGATGGCGGAATTCCGCGCCGGTCTTGCGCGGCTCACGCCCGCCTGGTTCGCTGGGCTTGCCGCGCCCTTCTATCTCGCCTGGGTGCTTTCGAGCCTTGCGGGCGCGACGCTCGGCGCTTTCCTCGGTGATCCCGTGGCGCTTGGACTGGATTTCGCCTTTCCGGCCGTCTTCATCGTGCTCGTCATGGGCTTCTGGAAGGGACCGGAAACCGGCGCTGTGCTTATCGCAAGCGGTGCGGCCGCGGTAGCGACCCAACATTTCGTACCAGGCGTCTGGTACATCGCAGCCGGCGCCGGCGCCGGTCTGCTTGCGGCAGTTGCCAGCGGCAGTCGGCGCGTGGAGGTAACGCAATGA
- a CDS encoding AraC family transcriptional regulator, which translates to MDNISQEQATEAMPLSGAETTRFWRDSRFGGMECLSATFLTHEFAPHAHETFSIGAIESGSQIATIRGARESSGPGDLYLINPGEIHDGVPVEGGYRYRMIYPDTSLFREILEDVTGRTFSGMPAFGKQILHDPRLAEAFYDAHRALELGAGALETSQGMFLVLEAMFRHHGSSIIVPIDTQERSAVQRARDYLMENYAFDVGLEELAAVAGLSRAHLIRAFRKEFHITPHAFLTDIRIRVARRKLQAGGQPAEIALECGFADQAHFSRHFKARTGVTPGQYRAR; encoded by the coding sequence GGACAACATCTCCCAGGAACAGGCAACCGAAGCCATGCCGCTGTCTGGAGCGGAGACGACGCGATTCTGGCGTGACAGCCGTTTCGGCGGCATGGAGTGCCTGAGCGCGACGTTCCTGACGCATGAGTTCGCGCCGCATGCCCACGAGACCTTCAGCATTGGCGCTATCGAAAGCGGCAGCCAGATCGCGACGATCCGGGGGGCGCGCGAAAGCTCGGGGCCGGGCGATCTCTATCTGATCAATCCGGGCGAAATCCATGACGGCGTGCCTGTCGAGGGCGGCTATCGCTACCGGATGATCTACCCGGACACGTCACTCTTCCGCGAAATCCTGGAAGATGTCACCGGCCGCACCTTCAGCGGCATGCCGGCCTTCGGCAAGCAGATCCTTCACGATCCCCGGCTTGCCGAGGCTTTTTATGATGCGCACCGCGCGCTGGAATTGGGGGCCGGTGCGCTGGAGACCAGTCAGGGCATGTTCCTTGTGCTCGAGGCCATGTTTCGGCATCACGGCAGTTCAATTATCGTGCCGATCGACACGCAGGAGCGGTCGGCCGTGCAGCGCGCCCGTGACTACCTGATGGAAAACTACGCCTTTGATGTCGGACTTGAAGAACTCGCCGCCGTGGCGGGCCTCAGCCGTGCGCATCTGATACGCGCCTTCCGCAAGGAGTTCCACATCACGCCGCACGCCTTCCTCACTGATATCCGCATTCGCGTTGCCCGGCGCAAGCTGCAGGCTGGCGGACAGCCGGCGGAGATTGCGCTCGAATGCGGTTTCGCCGACCAGGCGCATTTCAGCCGGCATTTCAAGGCGCGCACCGGCGTGACGCCCGGCCAATACCGCGCGCGGTAG